In Flammeovirgaceae bacterium, the sequence CGTAAGTTCGGAGTTTTGTTTACCGCACAGTTTAAACTGTGATACCCCGGTAATCAGAGAATCTCCGCTATATTTGCCCAACTTTTTAAGCGCTGTATAATGAATGTGAAGATTAGCTTGCCGGATGGAAGCATTCGTGAGTTTTCCACCGGTGTTAAAGGAATTGAAATAGCCCGAAGCATCAGCGAAGGCCTTGCACGTAATGCCCTGGCCATTGAAGTAAACGGAGAAATCTGGGATTTGGAACGGCCCATCGCTACCGATGCGTCCGTTAAAATACTCACCTGGAACGATGCCGGGGGTAAGTATGCCTTCTGGCACTCATCGGCCCACCTGATGGCCGAAGCGCTGGAAGCCCTATATCCCGGTGTAAAATTTGGAATCGGCCCGCCCATTGAAAATGGTTTTTATTACGATGTTGACCTGGGCGACAGGCCGTTTGGTGAGGCAGAACTTGCAGCAGTTGAGGCCAAAATGAAAGAACTGGCTAAAGCTGAAAGCCGGTTTTCAAGACGGGTCGTAAGCAAAGCCGAGGCACTCGATTATTTCAAGAAGAAAAACGATCCGTACAAAGTTGAGCTTATTACCGATTTACAGGATGGTACTATAACCTTTTACCAGCAGGGTAATTTTGTTGATTTGTGTAAAGGCCCGCATATACCGCACACCGGTTTCATAAAGGCCATAAAATTGCTAAACGTAGCCGGGGCCTATTGGCGCGGTAACGAGAAGAACAAGATGCTTACCCGCATCTATGGCATTACGTTCCCAAAGCAAAAAGAACTTGATGATTACCTGACGCTGCTTGAAGAGGCCAAAAAGCGTGATCATCGCAAACTCGGTAAAGAACTTGAATTGTTCACCTTCTCCGATAAAGTAGGGCAGGGCTTGCCGCTGTGGTTACCCAAAGGCACTATTCTTCGCGAGCGGCTTGAACAATTTATGAGGCGCGCCCAGGTAAAGGCCGGGTACGATCCGGTTGTTACACCACACATCGGCAGTAAAGCCCTTTATGTAACATCCGGTCATTATGAAAAATACGGTAAAGATTCTTTTCAACCCATCCATACACCCGATGAGAATGAGGAGTTTTTACTTAAACCAATGAATTGCCCGCATCACTGCGAAATATACAAGTCAAAACCACGCTCATACCGTGATTTACCTGTTCGCCTGGCTGAGTTCGGCACGGTTTATCGGTATGAACAAAGCGGTGAGTTACACGGACTAACACGCGTACGTGGTTTTACTCAGGATGATGCCCATATCTTTTGCCGGCCCGACCAGGTTAAAGAGGAATTTATTAAGGTGATAGACCTTGTACTGCATGTGTTTAATTCGTTGGGCTTTGAAAACTACACGGCACAGGTTTCACTGCGCGATCCGGCTAACAAGGAGAAATACATTGGTGCTGATGAGTTATGGGACAGGGCCGAGCGCGAAATTCAGGAAGCTGCTGATGAACGGGGCCTTAAAACCGTAGCCGTAAAGGGCGAAGCCGCCTTCTATGGCCCGAAACTGGACTTTATGGTTAAAGACGCCCTTGGCCGGAGTTGGCAATTGGGCACCATCCAGGTTGATTATCAATTACCACAGCGTTTTGAACTTGAGTATGTTGGTGCCGATAATCAGCGGCACCGGCCTGTGATGATTCACCGTGCCCCGTTTGGTTCACTTGAGCGCTTTGTGGCCGTATTGATTGAACATTGTGCCGGTAATTTCCCGCTTTGGCTGGCACCGGAGCAGGTGGCGGTTTTGCCGATTTCTGAGCGCTTTAATGAGTATGCATTGGTTGTAATAAACACACTTAAAGACCTCGATATCAGGGGTTTTGTTGACGATCGGGATGAAAAGATTGGCCGGAAAATCCGGGATGCCGAAATTAGAAAAATACCGTACATGCTCATTGTTGGCGAACGCGAATCGGCTGAAAAAACTGTTTCGGTGCGCAGGCACGGACAGGGCGACAAGGGCAGCGTCTCACTTAATGACTTTGTGAATCAATTCCGTTCGGAAGCAGCTTCCCCGATTTAAAAAGGCAGGGCCTGAAATTTGAATTGCGCATTTTGATTCTTGCAGAATATGCCGATATTTGCAGCCTTTCCTGATAAACCGACCTGTTTGGCATAGGATTTAATCAGGATATTGTTGGATTTAAACAGAGAGACCGTATCATAAACCAAACAAACAGACCCTTCTTTCGGAGGGGGCCCCAACGGCCGGAAGAGCCCTACCGGATTAACGAAAGAATTACCGCGCCAAGGGTGCGGTTGGTTGGCGAAAACGTTAAAGTAGATGTGTACCCCGTACGGGAGGCGCTGCGCATCGCGCAGGAACAGGGGTTAGACCTGGTGGAGATTTCACCGAATGCCGACCCGCCCGTTTGTAAGGTTGTTGATTACTCCAAGTTTAAATACGAACAGAAAAAGAAGCAGAAAGAGATCAAATCGAAAGCCGTTAAGGTTGTTGTGAAGGAGATTCGGTTTGGCCCTAATACGGAAGAACATGACTTTAACTTTAAGCTGAAGCATGCCGTAAATTTTTTACAGGAAGGTGCCAAAGTAAAGGCAACTGTATTCTTCCCCGGCCGTACCATTGTGTACAAAGAACGAGGGGAGATTCTGTTGCTCAAGTTTGCTCAGGCCCTTGAAGAAGTTGGTAAAGTAGAACAGTTGCCCAAACTGGAGGGTAAGCGAATGTCAATGTTTATTCAGCCTAAAGGAAAGGGAAGTAAATAAGTACGAACAATGCCGAAAGTAAAAACCAAATCAGGAGCGAAGAAACGGTTTAAAGTTACCGGTACCGGTAAAATCAAGCACAAGCGTGCTTATAAAAACCATATTCTTACTAAAAAGGAAACAAAGCAAAAGCGCAGGCTTACAAAAAAGGCTGTGGTTAAAGCCACCGATGTAGTGAACATCAAGCCCATGTTGCCATACGCTTTTTAAGATATCCCGTAAGCGGGAAGGTTCAATGTTCAACCCGGTTGCAGTGCTTAAGTATCACGCCTGAGGCGTGATCGCCTTCAACCAAAAACTGTAATGTAAAATGCCAAGATCAGTAAACAATGTTGCATCGCGCGCCAAACGAAAGCGCATCCTGAAAAAGGCCAAAGGATATTTTGGCCGTAAGAAAAATGTATGGACGGTAGCCAAGAATGCTATCGAAAAGGGTATGGTGTATGCCTACCGCGACCGCAAACAGAAGAAAAGAGAGTTCCGTAACCTGTGGATTGCCCGTATCAATGCCGGTGTACGCCAGCACGATATGTCGTACTCGGAGTTTATGGGTAAACTTAAGAAGAGCGGTATTGAACTTAATCGAAAAGTATTGGCCGACCTGGCCATGAACCACCCCGAAGCCTTTGAGGCTGTGGTAAAAAAAGTTAAGTAAAACCAGGGGGCTCAGGCCCCTTTTTTATTGTCATGAATCTCACCCGTAAACTGTTTATTCTTGGATTCATTGTGTTTATTGCTGCACTCCTTTATGCGAGTTATGACATAGCCACCCGTACCACCTTTCCGGGTTCAAAACCGCAGTTAAAGGAACGGATTAAGGATAAACTGAATTTGAAAGACACAAGTCAACGGGATTCCGTAATTAAAAAACCTTAAAATCCGTTGCTTTTTTCGATTCTTCCTGTACCTTTACCAACGATTAAAGCCAACTGTAGACATTGAAAACCTCCGCTTGTCGTGTACCTGCCGGGGGTTTTCATTTTTTCAGGCCTTTTTCAACTGTATTACCAACCGTTTATCTGCTATAAAAGCGGGCTGCCGATACGGT encodes:
- a CDS encoding translation initiation factor IF-3; protein product: MNERITAPRVRLVGENVKVDVYPVREALRIAQEQGLDLVEISPNADPPVCKVVDYSKFKYEQKKKQKEIKSKAVKVVVKEIRFGPNTEEHDFNFKLKHAVNFLQEGAKVKATVFFPGRTIVYKERGEILLLKFAQALEEVGKVEQLPKLEGKRMSMFIQPKGKGSK
- the rpmI gene encoding 50S ribosomal protein L35 — encoded protein: MPKVKTKSGAKKRFKVTGTGKIKHKRAYKNHILTKKETKQKRRLTKKAVVKATDVVNIKPMLPYAF
- the rplT gene encoding 50S ribosomal protein L20, translated to MPRSVNNVASRAKRKRILKKAKGYFGRKKNVWTVAKNAIEKGMVYAYRDRKQKKREFRNLWIARINAGVRQHDMSYSEFMGKLKKSGIELNRKVLADLAMNHPEAFEAVVKKVK
- the thrS gene encoding threonine--tRNA ligase; this translates as MNVKISLPDGSIREFSTGVKGIEIARSISEGLARNALAIEVNGEIWDLERPIATDASVKILTWNDAGGKYAFWHSSAHLMAEALEALYPGVKFGIGPPIENGFYYDVDLGDRPFGEAELAAVEAKMKELAKAESRFSRRVVSKAEALDYFKKKNDPYKVELITDLQDGTITFYQQGNFVDLCKGPHIPHTGFIKAIKLLNVAGAYWRGNEKNKMLTRIYGITFPKQKELDDYLTLLEEAKKRDHRKLGKELELFTFSDKVGQGLPLWLPKGTILRERLEQFMRRAQVKAGYDPVVTPHIGSKALYVTSGHYEKYGKDSFQPIHTPDENEEFLLKPMNCPHHCEIYKSKPRSYRDLPVRLAEFGTVYRYEQSGELHGLTRVRGFTQDDAHIFCRPDQVKEEFIKVIDLVLHVFNSLGFENYTAQVSLRDPANKEKYIGADELWDRAEREIQEAADERGLKTVAVKGEAAFYGPKLDFMVKDALGRSWQLGTIQVDYQLPQRFELEYVGADNQRHRPVMIHRAPFGSLERFVAVLIEHCAGNFPLWLAPEQVAVLPISERFNEYALVVINTLKDLDIRGFVDDRDEKIGRKIRDAEIRKIPYMLIVGERESAEKTVSVRRHGQGDKGSVSLNDFVNQFRSEAASPI